The nucleotide sequence ATTGAGGGAAAAAGAAGATGAGGTGTTTCGGTTCAAGGAAGAATTGATCATCGAACGCAAACAGAGGGAACAGGTAGAAGACTTTCGCCTGCAGCTGGAATCAAACctgaaggagaaagagaaggcatACTCGAGGCAATTGCGAGAATTGGAAAAATCAACGCAACTCAAACGGACTGACTTCAGTAAGAATTAGGAGAATCTTAACCAGTTGCTCCGTAAATACCAGGAAGAAATAAAGGATTTGCGCAAGTAGAATGCCAACTTGAGAAGCTTCTACGACTCCATTAGCAACAGTCAAAGGATCTATAAAGCCGCTACGAGGATCTCCAGGAGGAACTCAATCGCACTGGGGAAGCTTTGCGTGAGAAGGAGTTTGAGCTTGAAGCTCTTGAAGCAGAGAATAGGGAAAGATTGTAAACAATACAGGCCAGATATGAAGAGTAGTTTAGTGATAAATGCCGTCAGGTTGAATAGGGAGAAAATAGATATCAGAGCTGAAGGCAGCCATTGATCGACTGTAAATTGAAGCACAGAGATATGAGTCCTGCCTTAATGATTatcaggaaaagaaagaaaaatactaAATGTTTCTCAATGAAGCAGGTGATGAGATTGACCGTCTAAACACGataataaaagacaaaaacaagTACCTTGATGCTTGGCAAACACGCTATAAAGATCTAGAAAGTAAAAGCAATTCAAATGAGCAGTAACTAGGCAAAGTTCAGCAAAAGTTAGTAGCCTATCAAGAATAGGCCAGTAAGCTCAATTTCGCATGCAAGGCAAAGACAGAGCAAATATAGAAGTTGTAGAGACAAAGGGAACATTAAATGCAACAGGTTAGAGATAAGCTAGTCGAAGCAGAAGGCACTCGTTCGCAGTTAGCAGCTCTAAGGAAATAAAAATAGCAATAAAGGGAGGAACTGAAGAGGAGGCAGCTCTAAAATAATCAactcaaggaacaacttaaccGCAAAGTGGTAGAAAGCAATAAAATATTCGAAGACTTGCATAGAGTAGAGGCTGATTTTAAGACATTCAAAGCCAACCATGCTCAGAGATAGATGTAGGCAAGAGAACGAGAAGAAGATCTCAAGAGGGCATTAAGTAATTTGGAGAATGCAAATGCAAAGTGTGAAAAACTGATGAATTAAAGAAGGAATTACGAGCAATAGTTGGTGAAGATGAAGAGTCTTAAGACCGTTTAAGGCATGAGTAAGCTAAAAAGAACGAATATTTAAATGAAGGAAGGAAGCTTTCACAGAGGgtgaaggaaatggaaaaggtAATTAACGAGAAGAAGCTATCCATTGAGCTTCTGGAGAAGGAGCTTTCCAAATATACCGAATATGCACGGCAAGCAGAAGAGAGAATAAAGCACCTTGAGGAAGAGCTTCAGTTCATGCTTGAGTTTAGGAAGGAGCTTTATGCTGTCAAGGAGAGGAACAAAGCAAGCTAGAGCGAAATCAGTCGGCTAAACTCCATAATAATCCAGAGAATACAAGAAATTGCATCTCTTAGGGATAAAGTAGGACAATACGATCGGTATATGAAGGAGTTTAGAGTTCAAGAACAGAGATATAAAGAGGAATTCATCGTCAATGAGAGGGTCATGAACGAATTCAAACAACTGAAGATGAAGTATAACGACATTGAAGACCGAAACATGGCACTATAGAGCCACCTCGTCAAGctctaaaatgaaaaagatgaagcatTGAAGGAAGTATCAAATTTGGAAAAGATCATCACCATCAACACGGAAGAGCTGAAAAGAGTATAACAGCATCTGCTATAAGTCAAACAGGAACTAGCTAATAAAAAGGATAACGAGAAGAATCTATTTGCCAAGATAAAATAATCCGAGAAGAAGATAAGAGCATCATAGAGTTAGCTTTAAAAGGAAAGAGGCAGGCTTGCCAAGGATAGAAATTAAATATAGAAACAGTTCGAAAAGAGAATGAAGTAGCTTTAAAGCGCACTCAAACATAAAgacactaaaaataaaaaatagttgaaaGCAGATAAAACTAATAAAGGAGAAATAAACTGCATTCTCCATAACTGTTGAGAAAAATTAGGAGCTAAAATAagcattaaagaaaaatgaagaagaaatggataaaATATTTAGGTATAGTAAATAACTCTAGAAGAAAATTGTGACAGTCTAGCATGAATTGTAAAGACTCACTGCCAAAAACgaataaacaacaaaataacTCCAAATTGCATTATCCAACTATGAAAAGGCTCTCCAGAAAAACAACTAACAAGAAACTGCTTCTAAAGAACAGAGAGATAGAATCACACATCTGGTTTCTGAGCAAGAAGAGCTCACCAATGAAATCAATACTCTTAAGCAGACAGTAAAAAGCAAATAAACCGACATCGGCCATCTGATGGAGGAGTGCCGCCAGTACAAAGAATAAATGAGCCTCCTCTACGATGAAGTTAAGGAACACTCCCAAATTCACTCCTAGCAGATCGCTTAAATCATCAAAATTAAATTCCAAAGCCAAAACGTCCTCGAACAGTACACTGCTCTCAACATCCGACTGGCAGGTTTCGAGAAGATGATTGTCCAGCTGAAGCAGCACTTGCTGAACGTCATAGAAGGACATAAGGTACTGGCAGGCGAGAAGTCAGAATTGTAGCAAAAGGTGATTGTATTTCAGTAGCTGTTGATGAAGGAAGTGGAGAGGTTCTAGGAGGTCCACTACAAGCAAAACGAAGAAATCATACGCCTGGAGACCATGAacaaaatacttcaaatttAGATCGGCGAGTTCAAAGAGCGCGAAAGCGTCATGTTCAGCATGGTGAAGGAGGCCAGCATCatcaaggagaaggagaaggccAAACTAATCCAAACAAGAGCGCCCTTGTCTAGAAGGACGCCTCTCCCACCAAGACCATGAAGGAGTCAATTATCGGCTAAATCAACATTCTCTCCAAGAAGAGCAGAACTACCAGAATTGAGGAGGATGAGCTTGACGAGTAAGTGCCGAACGACCAACGTGAGAGCTTGCGGAGCGAGACGCTTTTGAAGGGAAGCAAAACCGCATATATTTCGAAAACCTAGTCTTCAAGAACATCTGATCGATATTACTAATTTTAGTTTGACTTTTCCTATAATAGCATTTGATATTGCTAGCATGATTGACTATCAAGACAAGTCGGCAGTGCTCCACTCCTCGAGTAAATAACCAACGCCCTCATCCATATCCCCGAAGACACGCTCAAGGCCCTCCAGGCTCGCCTCTTCCCAGtcaaaaattcttaaaatatcgTCCAGGCCATCCTCAACAGCATAGCTGTGAGACTGTAAGTGCGCATCAAAATGGGGTCTCCGCCCACGAAGTAGGCATGGAGGTCATCATCATAAGCAGTGAATTCGGACCAGATCTGCAGGAGGCATTTTACAAGCTATTCGACAAGGGCTTTTGGACCGCCTCAAGCCTTCATCCTGCCCGACAAACCAGAGCCTCCCGAGATGTAGAAGATCAGGAAGCAGTACAGGTAATTGCTGCGGACGGGGATCGACTTCACAAAgtcgaagaaaaagaaaaagaaggtgaaAGCTGTTTACGAATAGCAGCCGATACAAGCGAAAAACGATTCAATTGACTCGCTTACAGGAGAAGACAAAAAGCTCGAAAAAGTAGCCAACATCGATGAGGGAATTTGCTTGTGCATGAAGCTTCTCAAACGCTTGGAAGCTGGCACCTTCCAGTGCTCGTAATGCAAATATTTCTTCCACttaaaatgcatgaagaaaaaGATCGAAAGCCCCACCTCCGAGTGCCTGTTCTGCAACATGAGTCTCCTCATTCCGAACAGACCAGTAAAAAAGCAGCTCTTCGCTGGAGTGATGctgggagaaaagaaaaagcatgaaaTACTATTCAACATTGACTAGTCCGACCTGAAAGATGCCGACCGAAAAATGCAAATCAGATGTTTCCGGCTGAAGGAAACTGCCAACAACTTCATCCTCTTTCCTGATTTCGCCATCATCGAGATCAACGAATCCACAATCAAAGAGTTTAGCCTCTTCACCGCCATTCCAGCCTCAAACATCGGAAGGACGAGCCAGTGGTGGTCGACCACAAAAAACTAAGCAGCGTGATGAAGGTAGTTGTTTGTGAAGACATGGCCGGGAGGGAAAGCAAGGATGAAAGACTGAGCTCTGAAGACCACCTGATTGCTTTCTACCTCGTGGAGGAGTTAAGATGCGAGGAACTTTGCCAGGCCATCGCAGAGTCCGAGCCCACTCCTTTCCAGGATTCAATAAAAATGCTGAACCACGCGTGGAGGGTGGGCGGAGGAGGCAATACCTAGGAAGTTTCTTTGGAGATGGTCAAAGTCCCGCTGGTATGTGCCTTGACAGCAGACCGGATGAGAACGCCAGTGCGGGGCGTCTACTGCAAGCATTTCCAGTGCTTTGACCTGTACAACTTCGTGTGCCTGGTGTCGCAAGCTGCCAATCCGCGCTGGGTGTGTCCGGTTTGCCGATTGCCTGCCCACACCGTCAGAGTTGATCTCGTCCTCTCAGCGATCCTGGAAGAACACAAGGACCCAACTTACACTGAAGTGCTCTTCTTCCGCAGTGGTGAGTACTCGATTTCAAAGGGGAAGCAGTTGGCGATCCAGAGCAAGCAAAAAATCCAGGATCTGAGCATCTAGGGAATCGGCAGGCGAAACCTCGAGTGCATATCTGAGCGTAGCGTTGCTGGGAAGGGAAGCAAGGAGTAGGTGATCAGCCTATTGGAGGAGGATTGATGATTTGCTGGGGGATAAATAATCGAGattataaatatttaatataaatattattGGCCACATGACCACAGTTCAGAAGAAGGACAAGGGACTCAACAAGCACAGCTTCAGGGGACTCACCCCCGACCAGATCAACGAACTCAGCCAGGAAAAGGTGGTTGAGCTCTTCCGCGCcagaatgagaagaagattCTCCAGAAGTAATCGATAGCCTATGCAGAGATCAAGCATAAATACATCCGCCTCTATGCCAAGtgcaagaagagcaaaaagaaCACCCAGCCCGGAGAGAAGCCCGTCCCCGTCAAGACCCACCTCCGCAATGCCATCGTCCTCCCCGAAATGGTCGGCAACAACGTTGCAGTCTACAACGGCAAGAGCTTCAACAACGTCGAAATCAAGTTCGACATGATCGGCAGGTACCTCGGCGAGTTCTCACTCACCTACAAGCCTTGCAAGCACGGTAAGGCCGGTGTCGGAGCCACCAAGGGATCCGCACACACCTCCCTTAAATGATCTGTACCGTATTTAGAATTACCATACCACACGCATCCTTACGCATGCTCGATTCACACCAGCTCCGAGTTGAGATATTAGTTGATTATATTAAATAATAACCATGAGAAAGTTGCTCAGAGCCCCCGCCTTCACTCCATTCCTCAGAGCGGCAGTCCCCGAGTACCGCCCCGAAGCCAACGAGGAGAAGTTCAAGAGCTGGTGGTCAAGGCTCAACAACCTCTCCAACAAGCCCGCCTCCAAGGTCTACCTCGCCCAGCTCTCCAACCTCTTGCCTACTACAACCGCCAGGTCAAGGATACCACAAAGGTAGCACTTCGCCAATGCAGCCCATCGACTTCCCTGCCTGGAAGAGCAAGATCATCACCAAGGGACTCGTCGATAATGTGAAGAGGAGCTACGAGGAGCTCGCTGAGAAGGAGTACGATCTCGATAAGGTCTTCAACGATATTTTCTCCAAGGATTCCAAGGCAATCGATGAAATCGTATCTATTTGTTGAGTCAGAACAACGAGATGGCCTTCCACACTGCTATTTGGCTGGAGAACTACGGTCGCTACGTCCAGTGGCTTTCCGATATCGAAACCTTCGGAAATATCCACGACTACTCTGCTGCTGAGGTCCACGACTTCTTCCCCAGAACTGAGCCAGCTGCTGACGCACTGATTGAAACTCACAACTACTTGCCTGGCGCCAAGGACGATACCAACCTCTATGGTTTCATGATGATCCAATTCGATTGGGGAAAGAGAATCGTCACTTTCTACGCCCATCCATCGACCGACAACAAGGGAGGCAGGGCCACCAAGAACACCATGGGTCGTTGATGCTCATATAAATCCCATCCATCTAACCTATCACATTTATCACCCATCGCATCAGTACAATAAATAGTATCAGTGGCACAGCTACTCGCAGGTCTACAGCTCCCGGTACTTCTTTATGAACTACAAGTGCACCAGCTGCCCGCTCTACATGCGCTACTTTGGGTTCTTCTTCAGGATCGCACACAGGAACTACTTGAATTACTTACTTATCTTCTTCCCCTTGGGAAATTCGATCTAGTCTGTCACCTATGGTAAGAGAAAAGTGTACGATTTTGACGAGGTCTTGCTGCTCGCTGATGTCGAAAGGAGAGGAACCGAAATATAACTCGTATGCCACACTCCAATCGCCCATAAGTCCACTTTCTCATCATACCTTGAGCCTTGAAGCAACTCCGGGGAAAGGTAAAGCGGAGTTCCGCAGAAGGTGCTACGCagttcttcctttttgttgacCGCCCATCCGAAATCACACAATTTGATGTTTCCCTGAGTCACGACAAACTTACATGAACAAGAACGATATTCTAAGGCTTGATGTCTCGGTGcagtattttgtttttgtgcaTGAGGGCGATAGCATCTAGGAGATTCCCGATGATGAAAGAAGTGGTCTCCTCTGATAGGGTTTGCCCTCCAGAGATGATGTCGAAGAGCTGTCCGTCGCAACCGAGCTCCAAGATGATGTAGAAGTGCTCCTCATCGCTGAAGTAGCCATACACCTTGATGATATTGGGATGGTCAAGGAAGCTCTGGATCTTCAGTTCTCTGATGAACTGAACCAAAAAGTTATCGCGAATAATCCGCTTCTTCTCGATCACCTTCAGACCGACGATCATCCCTGTCCACAACTCCCGCGCTAGGTACACACTGCCGAATTTTCCCTAGCCTAGTCTGCGAATGATCTTGAAATTGTCCTTAGAAAGACCTTCTTTGAGTTTTGGTTGGTGGGAGACTTGATCTGGTTGCGGAGGAAAGAAGGGAAGGTGCGTTCTGATTTGTATGTGTTGAGGCCTTCTGTGTTAGTGGTGGATGAGGTCTCCTTGAGCGCGTTATTAACCTTTCCGCCCGAGCCCCTCCCGAGTGGAAACATGGGTGGCTTGTCTCCAGTTTTCGAGTTGCTGCCTCGCTTGCTGAAAATCTCGGAATTTCTAGTTTTTTCTATTGGCTGCCTGGTGTGATTTTATTCTAGGGAGTGTtagggaggagggaggaactGCATGGGTCTAAAAATGGGGTCTTTTTTGAACTCTTTCTCGGAGTCATGGCGCTGGAAGAGGCTGTGCTTGAAGCCGAGATCGTCGTATTTGGGTTTAATTTGATTATTGTAATTTTTAGGAGAATGGGGAGTAGGGGTGACAATGAGACTGCCACTGAGGGGAAGGCTTTCGTAGTTATCCCAGCGGAAGGGGCCCTGGGTGATGGTGCTGTTTCGATGcatcaataaaaaattataagttaTCTCACCTCAAGTAGAAGAAATACTTGAattaattcaaattttggggATATATTCCACCCCCATATACCATCATACCACAAACTCTACCCCCGAGATACATACTCAGTATCATCGTCATCGAATAGTAGCCATCAAACGCCACCTCCCACCTCTACCCATAATCCATCAATCCCATTCCCTTGGAATTAAAGAGGAGTTTTTGGTAGGAATCTCGGGGTAAGGTCCTCTTCAACGTCCGCCTTGCACCTGCAAGaataaatgtttataagatTCAGTAGTGATATGAATGGATAGAAAATATAATATAGGATTTAGAAGGGAAATATTTATTGTGCAAGCTGGTTTTTATGACCAAACTGCAAATAATGTAAACTGATACATAACCCCACTCAAAAGCATCCAAAAATGAATAGAGGTTATGTCTGCAAAGGAATGAAACGACTACAATAATTTATTGGCAGACGCAATTTTGCTTGGCAGGCTCATTATAAAGCTAACATAATTCCCATATCTTTAGCATAAACAATCACATCAATAGGGAGTCAATACCTTCTCTTCCCTGTAGAGCATGCGGATCTTGGTCTTCAAGTTCTACGAAAACTCACTGCAGAATTCCTAGTTGAAGAACTTTTTGAGATATATatcctctccttctccttttctctcagTAGTGAGGCTGATTATCTGGTCCTTAACCTCTCTGAACTGGTCATAGGTCTTAGATTTGGCATAGGCTTCCTGGAAGCATCTCATGGCCAGTTCTTTGCGATGGCAATACCCAGCATATATTCCATACTCAATCAGCAAGCTTCTAGTCTTATCACTGTCAGCTTCTGTGCTCTTGAGCTAGTCTTCGAATATCTTGAAGACGAATTCTGCATTGTTGGTGGATTTGAACACTTCTCTGGCCTATTCATAGAGGCGGAATCCGGAGAGAAGCTTACCTAGTGAGTTGGTCAGAGTGAAAATGTTCTCGATGCagctctccttctccttcttagTGCCATCCAGCATGATGTTCCTCAAGTAGTCGTAGAATTTATTCCGATAATCGAACAATTTGTATGCAACGAAGTACTTCTATTCATCCTTTACGCTTTTTCGCTTGTCAGTGATGAGATCAGCATATTTGACGACCAGTTTTGCCACCCGGACTAGTACCTTTTCGCTAAGGTGAGGGATCGACTCGAAGAAGGTGATGATTTCCTTGTTGACGATCTCGAACTTGTCGAAATTGAGAGTGCTTATGAATTATTGCTTAAGATCTCCAATGTTGATATCCCCAAATTGCGCAAATAGCTTATCCTTCAGCGGCCTGAAGATGTCCACCATGTTTTCCCTGTACTCGTCGAACCTTTTCCGAGCCTACTCGTTGCTGAAGAGGATGAGGGTGAGGATCTTCGACTATTAGATGAGTCGTTGGATGATGTAGCTATACTTGTAGATGATGCGGTCGGAGTCTTCCTTTTGACACGCAGGTAGTTGAAGCGCTTGAACATCTCGATGAAGAAGAACGACATCGACTCCAGCCACTCCACGCTTCTCTCTATCTCCACTTCCTGAGCAATTAAGTCCACCCGTTCCTTTATGAACTCCAGTACCTTGAACTTCTTGATGAAGTAAACCTGACGCATTTCCTTCTCACGCTCCTACCGCTCCAGTTTCACAGCCTCGCTGTTGATGAGCCCGTCCTGGAATTGTCCATAGAGTCGTTTGCTTCTTTCAGGTTAAAGAGATTTGCCTAGTGCGCTATCTCCTGTCTCTAAACTGCTCGTTAAAGTTGTAAAAGAATCACGAACCTTTTCATGCCTTCTAGGAAGTGGTGGGCTTCACATTGCTGACTGCGTCTTTCTTGAGAACATCGACGATATTTTTGAGGGAAAATTCATGGGTAAGCAGTATCTCATTGATGCGTCTCTGCATGAAGGTCATGAAGTGGTCGAATTCCTATCGGAAGAGGGCCTTTCCCTTGAAGGAGAGCAGTCCATTGAGATTTCTCCGGCCACTGAGAAGTTGACTTCCTTCATATCCACCACGTTGCTCCTGATTTACCGCTCCCAAAAGGTTGTCTTTCGTACATCTGCTTGAGAATGTCACACTCCTTGGTCTGGCTGCCCGCCTGCTCTGGCCGTTCAATTATAAAGACCTTGTTGTTATTGATCATGTGGTTGATCATCTCCTGGTAGCggtccttctctttctctgtcatAGAACCTATTGAGCATCTCTGAGATTCTATATGATTTTCTTTAGGTTTTCGAACTTGGTCTTGGGATCGGCTGGGTGATGAGGAAGGTGGTGGCAGCTAAAATATCCTTTTTGATATCGTCATAGCGGACGAAGGTATTAATGAAATACTCAATGGTGCTCTTGAACTTCTCTGCAGTGCCTTCAAGATCTACTTTTTTGAAGGCAGGATAACTTGAGCTTGGGAGTCTTGGAGAAGTACGGTAGTGGAAATAGCCATTGGAGAAGATACGGTGGAAACCATAGGAATCTCCATAGCCTGGTGGTCGAGGATGGTGATGCTCTTGAAGGCATTGGTCTTGTCTCTAAACTTAGTCTCGAAGATGTTGGGTATTTATGTTTCTGACTCTGGAGTGAGGCCCACAGTGGCAGTGCTATATTTCTGTGTTGCTGGACGGTAGATGAGGTCGCCGTTGGCAAGCTACGCCCTCAGGGGAGAGTTAGCCAGGATGTGGCACGAGGATGTCTTGCCGACCTTGGTGAATCCGAATACAGCGATTGCCTATTCGAACAGCTCGAAGAGAGAGATGTCTCC is from Nymphaea colorata isolate Beijing-Zhang1983 unplaced genomic scaffold, ASM883128v2 scaffold0625, whole genome shotgun sequence and encodes:
- the LOC116245286 gene encoding LOW QUALITY PROTEIN: uncharacterized protein LOC116245286 (The sequence of the model RefSeq protein was modified relative to this genomic sequence to represent the inferred CDS: deleted 2 bases in 1 codon), encoding MTTVQKKDKGLNKHSFRGLTPDQINELSQEKVVELFRARMRRRFSRSSIAYAEIKHKYIRLYAKCKKSKKNTQPGEKPVPVKTHLRNAIVLPEMVGNNVAVYNGKSFNNVEIKFDMIGRYLGEFSLTYKPCKHGKAGVGATKGSAHTSLK
- the LOC116245287 gene encoding spindle assembly checkpoint kinase; its protein translation is MIVGLKVIEKKRIIRDNFLVQFIRELKIQSFLDHPNIIKVYGYFSDEEHFYIILELGCDGQLFDIISGGQTLSEETTSFIIGNLLDAIALMHKNKILHRDIKP